The Desulfonatronum thiodismutans genome has a window encoding:
- a CDS encoding helix-turn-helix domain-containing protein — translation MLEHTKRPHTETVEVVFRGPADHLGEASKAMAGFGFERADQSRPWRESFPDLTEQTLPGVCLRAARIREGVTQAKLASVTGIPQRHISEMENGKRPIGKKSAQIFANALNMDYRIFM, via the coding sequence ATGTTGGAACACACGAAAAGGCCCCATACTGAAACCGTGGAAGTTGTATTTCGCGGTCCGGCGGATCATCTGGGGGAAGCGTCGAAGGCCATGGCCGGTTTCGGCTTTGAACGTGCCGACCAGTCTCGCCCATGGCGGGAATCCTTTCCGGACCTTACGGAGCAGACATTGCCAGGAGTTTGCCTACGGGCTGCCCGCATCAGGGAAGGGGTCACGCAGGCAAAGCTTGCCAGCGTGACCGGCATCCCTCAACGGCACATCTCAGAAATGGAGAACGGTAAGCGGCCCATCGGCAAGAAGAGCGCCCAGATTTTCGCAAACGCGCTGAATATGGACTATAGGATTTTCATGTAG
- a CDS encoding SOS response-associated peptidase family protein produces the protein MKLSIPAPSLTTNANEAVAAIHDRMPVIIKPEDYAVWLAPESHREQIDLLLQPYAATPTHIQPVSAMVNNPKNNDPDCVVPVLLPDDG, from the coding sequence GTGAAACTATCGATTCCTGCGCCATCTCTGACGACCAATGCCAACGAGGCCGTGGCGGCCATCCACGACCGGATGCCGGTGATCATCAAACCGGAGGATTATGCGGTATGGCTTGCGCCGGAGAGTCACCGGGAGCAGATTGACTTATTACTTCAACCCTACGCTGCTACGCCAACCCATATTCAGCCGGTCAGCGCCATGGTCAACAATCCGAAAAACAACGATCCTGACTGCGTTGTCCCGGTCCTGCTGCCGGACGATGGTTGA
- a CDS encoding Hsp20/alpha crystallin family protein, with protein sequence MDISKLNPWNWFKKEEQEKPVPVQHAPTMQTGSPRDRFHSEVDKLFDTMLRGFPRWDMLRGLPEHSTGLEGVLKPHLDVSGSDNQYQISVELPGVDEKDLNIELRDDSLIIRGEKRHEHEDKGKGYYRMERSYGSFQRVLSLPDDCSKDDIKASFKQGVLKIAIPRHKTLPASARQIEISSD encoded by the coding sequence ATGGATATTTCAAAACTGAATCCCTGGAATTGGTTCAAGAAAGAGGAGCAGGAAAAGCCCGTGCCCGTGCAGCACGCTCCGACCATGCAGACAGGGTCGCCCCGGGATCGTTTTCATTCGGAGGTCGACAAACTTTTCGATACGATGCTTCGCGGCTTCCCACGATGGGACATGCTACGCGGTCTGCCCGAACATTCAACCGGCCTGGAAGGTGTACTAAAACCGCACTTGGATGTCAGCGGGTCAGACAATCAGTACCAGATTTCCGTAGAACTGCCGGGAGTGGATGAAAAAGACCTGAACATCGAACTGCGTGACGACAGCCTGATCATTCGCGGAGAAAAACGCCACGAGCATGAAGACAAAGGCAAGGGGTACTACCGAATGGAGCGCAGCTACGGGAGTTTTCAAAGGGTTTTGTCTCTTCCGGACGATTGCTCCAAGGATGACATCAAGGCCTCGTTCAAACAAGGCGTACTCAAAATTGCCATACCGCGCCACAAGACCCTGCCTGCCAGCGCCAGGCAGATTGAAATCAGCTCAGACTGA
- a CDS encoding lysozyme inhibitor LprI family protein, protein MPTIILTLLVLINLAMPSAAQTQMEMNLDACEAFKAAYESLDATYQRILVEYQDEKAFLVKFKAAQESWMIFRDAHLAALYPEEDTQMAYGSIFPLCRCQALLEMTEQRIQVLEKWIDGVEEGDVCVGSIRYR, encoded by the coding sequence ATGCCAACGATAATTCTGACGCTTCTCGTATTGATCAACTTGGCCATGCCTAGCGCGGCTCAGACACAAATGGAAATGAACCTTGATGCCTGTGAAGCGTTTAAGGCCGCGTACGAATCCCTTGATGCGACATATCAGCGCATTCTCGTTGAATACCAGGATGAAAAAGCATTCCTGGTTAAATTCAAAGCTGCGCAAGAATCCTGGATGATCTTTCGCGACGCCCACCTTGCTGCCCTCTACCCAGAAGAAGACACGCAAATGGCCTATGGAAGTATTTTCCCGCTATGCCGCTGCCAGGCCCTCCTGGAAATGACGGAGCAAAGGATTCAGGTCCTGGAAAAATGGATAGATGGAGTCGAGGAAGGTGATGTTTGTGTTGGCAGCATCAGGTACAGGTAG
- a CDS encoding DUF2905 domain-containing protein — MPRLLIIIGFLCIAIGLIWSYAPWMLNWFGKLPGDINIKSERSRVFIPITSMIIISVVVSVLINLFRK; from the coding sequence ATGCCTCGCCTTCTGATCATCATTGGCTTTCTTTGCATCGCTATTGGGTTGATATGGAGCTATGCCCCATGGATGCTCAACTGGTTCGGCAAATTGCCCGGAGATATCAACATAAAATCCGAACGCAGCAGAGTCTTTATACCGATCACGTCAATGATCATCATCAGCGTTGTCGTGTCGGTGCTGATCAACCTTTTCAGGAAATAA
- a CDS encoding LexA family protein has protein sequence MRRTKLETPLLLCRMAAGFPSPAEDFLEKRLDLNDYLIKNPPATFLVRVCGQSMKDAGIFDGDMLVVDKSLQPVSGSVVVAIVHGEFTVKTLKLHSGKTYLEPANSAFKDIEITPEMDCEVWGVVNTVIRKLR, from the coding sequence GTGCGGAGAACCAAGCTGGAGACGCCCCTGTTGCTTTGCAGGATGGCAGCCGGTTTTCCCTCTCCCGCCGAGGACTTTTTGGAAAAGCGGTTGGACCTGAACGATTACCTGATCAAGAACCCGCCAGCCACGTTTCTGGTCCGGGTCTGCGGACAGTCCATGAAGGATGCGGGCATTTTCGACGGGGATATGCTCGTTGTGGACAAGTCGCTTCAGCCTGTCAGCGGATCAGTGGTCGTGGCCATCGTGCATGGCGAGTTCACGGTGAAGACCCTGAAACTGCACAGCGGCAAGACATATCTTGAACCGGCGAACAGCGCATTCAAGGACATTGAGATCACGCCGGAAATGGATTGCGAAGTCTGGGGCGTGGTGAACACTGTGATCCGGAAGCTGCGTTGA
- a CDS encoding LexA family transcriptional regulator — MKFDDFFKRASQVAEIGSQKDLANLLGIEPPAITLAKTRGVPKSWALTLANMFGVSLEWLKTGTGPVYQSDRPRTSFIPKVSARACAGTGSLEVQDNIISEIPFGRSWISQKGRPESMVVMDVVGDSMSPELEPGDSVLIDQSQTEILSNNLYVLGHLDVLQIKRVQARPGLITLYSANQRYQPVTLQGDEIETLRIIGRVLWSSRNYA, encoded by the coding sequence ATGAAATTTGACGACTTCTTCAAACGCGCTTCCCAGGTCGCCGAGATCGGCAGCCAGAAAGACCTGGCCAACCTGCTGGGCATCGAGCCTCCGGCCATCACCCTGGCCAAGACCCGAGGCGTGCCCAAGAGCTGGGCCTTGACCCTGGCCAACATGTTCGGGGTAAGCCTGGAATGGCTGAAAACCGGCACCGGTCCGGTGTATCAATCCGATAGGCCCAGGACCTCGTTCATCCCCAAGGTCTCCGCCAGGGCCTGCGCCGGGACCGGTTCACTGGAAGTGCAAGACAATATCATATCCGAGATTCCCTTTGGGCGCTCCTGGATCAGCCAAAAAGGCCGACCTGAGAGCATGGTGGTCATGGACGTGGTGGGCGACAGTATGTCACCCGAGTTGGAACCCGGCGACAGCGTGTTGATCGACCAGAGCCAGACCGAGATTCTGAGCAACAACCTCTATGTGCTCGGCCACCTGGATGTTTTGCAGATCAAGAGGGTCCAGGCCCGTCCCGGTCTGATCACTCTGTACAGTGCCAACCAACGCTATCAGCCGGTCACCCTTCAAGGCGACGAGATCGAGACCCTGCGGATCATTGGCCGGGTGCTGTGGAGCAGCAGGAACTACGCCTGA
- a CDS encoding HPP family protein: MAIVSRSRLEVMKLHWKSYLFQCLAASATIFVILLLVSIHRKPIIIASLAASTFIVFTIPSYLTARPRNLICGHLVGLVCGLVVAELILPHFSPTIVIYEFCYAFAVGLSIFIMVATDTEHPPAAGTALGVVTLGFSMKLILTVLISISFLAGVHYLFKNRLRDLTL, encoded by the coding sequence TTGGCGATTGTTTCCAGAAGCAGGTTGGAGGTGATGAAGCTGCATTGGAAAAGCTATCTTTTTCAGTGTTTAGCTGCATCGGCCACCATATTCGTCATTCTATTACTGGTCAGCATTCACAGGAAGCCTATCATCATAGCGTCTCTTGCGGCTTCGACCTTTATCGTATTCACGATCCCCAGCTATCTCACCGCCCGACCACGAAATCTGATTTGTGGGCATCTTGTCGGACTGGTCTGCGGTCTTGTCGTTGCCGAGCTGATTTTACCCCATTTTAGCCCCACAATTGTCATCTATGAGTTTTGCTATGCCTTTGCCGTCGGCTTGTCCATTTTCATCATGGTTGCCACTGATACTGAGCACCCTCCTGCTGCTGGAACAGCCCTGGGCGTGGTGACACTCGGATTCTCCATGAAATTGATATTGACGGTTTTGATCAGCATCTCCTTTCTCGCCGGTGTTCACTATCTCTTCAAAAACAGGCTTCGCGATCTCACTTTGTGA
- the recD2 gene encoding SF1B family DNA helicase RecD2 — protein MSNLHAQIERITYANEETGYAVAKVYAKGHDGLVSVVGILPSPNPGEILKMQGCWESHPKYGQQFKVQTCETVLPATANAIQKYLGSGLIKGIGPVMAGRIVKLFGEQALDIIEHQADRLTEVQGIGKKRIDMIRKAWEDQKAIRNVMIFLQGHGVSATYAAKIYKQYGNDSISIVQNNPYRLAQDIWGIGFKTADKIAQAIGIALDSPMRIDAGIVHVLHELADEGHVYFPDESLLNKAGEILEVDRGLLEPGITRLAGERRIVVEEQGESGRPVYLAKFHHCEVGTARRMSVLINAPRNVRQVDVGKALEWVQSQMRMTLAEKQQEAVRSALTGKVVVITGGPGTGKTTIIRSILNIYSRLTQRILLAAPTGRAAKKMSEAAGHEAKTIHRLLEFSPSNGSFKHNEEKPLPADLLIVDEASMIDQVLMYHLIQAVPLGCAVVLVGDIDQLPSVGAGNVLRDIIASGVVPVVTLNEIFRQSLDSSIITNAHAINAGQMPDLQPRKDPDDFYFMYQEEPEQALEAIVNLVKNRIPAKFGLDPINDIQVLSPMHRGVIGAGNLNQVLQEALNPSGPCVERGARKFRVGDKVMQIRNNYDKEVFNGDIGRVARLDQEMRELIVRFDGRDVLYEFMELDELVLAYAATVHKSQGSEYPAVVMPVMTTHYIMLQRNLIYTGITRGRRLVVLVGTKKALVMAVRNNKTGKRYSNLDGRLRGMGG, from the coding sequence ATGTCCAACCTGCACGCCCAAATAGAGCGCATCACCTACGCCAACGAGGAAACCGGCTATGCCGTGGCCAAGGTGTACGCCAAAGGTCATGACGGCTTGGTCAGCGTTGTTGGAATTCTGCCTTCACCCAATCCTGGCGAAATCCTGAAAATGCAGGGCTGCTGGGAATCTCATCCCAAATACGGACAGCAGTTCAAGGTCCAGACCTGTGAAACGGTCCTGCCCGCTACGGCCAATGCCATTCAGAAGTATCTCGGTTCCGGGCTGATCAAAGGCATCGGTCCGGTGATGGCCGGGCGCATCGTAAAGCTCTTTGGCGAACAGGCCCTGGATATCATTGAGCACCAAGCCGACAGGCTGACCGAGGTCCAAGGGATCGGCAAGAAGCGCATCGATATGATCCGAAAGGCCTGGGAGGATCAGAAGGCTATCCGCAACGTGATGATCTTCCTCCAAGGCCATGGGGTCAGCGCGACCTATGCCGCCAAAATCTACAAGCAGTACGGCAACGATTCCATTTCCATCGTCCAGAATAATCCTTACAGGCTGGCCCAGGACATCTGGGGCATCGGGTTCAAGACCGCGGACAAGATCGCCCAGGCCATCGGCATTGCCCTGGATTCACCCATGCGTATTGATGCCGGGATCGTGCATGTGCTGCATGAACTGGCTGATGAGGGCCATGTCTACTTTCCTGATGAATCCCTTTTGAACAAGGCCGGTGAAATCCTGGAGGTGGATCGTGGCCTGCTGGAACCGGGCATTACGCGCTTGGCCGGTGAACGCCGCATTGTTGTCGAAGAACAAGGTGAGTCCGGCAGACCGGTCTATCTGGCCAAGTTTCATCACTGCGAGGTGGGCACGGCGCGGCGAATGTCCGTTTTGATCAATGCACCCAGAAATGTGCGTCAGGTGGACGTGGGCAAGGCTCTGGAATGGGTCCAGAGCCAGATGCGCATGACCTTGGCCGAGAAACAGCAAGAGGCTGTTCGGAGCGCTCTGACCGGCAAGGTTGTAGTGATCACCGGCGGCCCCGGCACGGGCAAGACCACCATCATCCGGTCCATCCTGAACATCTATTCCCGGCTGACCCAGCGAATCCTTTTGGCCGCGCCCACGGGCAGGGCCGCGAAAAAAATGAGCGAGGCAGCGGGTCATGAGGCCAAGACCATTCATCGGCTTCTGGAGTTCAGCCCAAGCAACGGCTCTTTCAAGCATAACGAAGAGAAGCCCTTGCCCGCTGACCTCTTGATAGTCGACGAGGCTTCCATGATCGATCAGGTCTTGATGTATCACCTGATCCAGGCCGTGCCTTTGGGGTGCGCCGTGGTCCTGGTGGGCGACATCGACCAGCTCCCATCGGTGGGCGCGGGCAACGTGCTGCGTGATATTATTGCCTCCGGGGTCGTCCCGGTGGTCACGCTCAACGAGATTTTCCGCCAATCCCTGGACAGTTCCATCATCACCAATGCCCATGCGATTAATGCCGGACAGATGCCTGATCTTCAGCCCAGAAAAGACCCGGATGATTTCTACTTCATGTATCAGGAAGAGCCGGAACAGGCCCTGGAAGCCATTGTCAACCTGGTCAAGAACCGCATTCCCGCCAAATTCGGCCTGGACCCGATCAACGATATCCAGGTCCTCTCGCCCATGCATCGAGGGGTCATTGGGGCCGGGAATCTGAACCAGGTCCTGCAAGAAGCGCTGAACCCCAGCGGCCCATGCGTTGAACGCGGAGCCCGGAAATTTCGGGTCGGCGACAAGGTCATGCAGATTCGCAACAACTACGACAAGGAAGTGTTCAACGGGGATATAGGCCGGGTGGCCCGTCTGGATCAGGAAATGCGCGAACTCATCGTCCGCTTCGATGGCCGGGATGTCCTCTACGAATTCATGGAACTGGACGAACTGGTCCTGGCCTACGCCGCCACGGTGCATAAATCCCAGGGCAGTGAGTATCCCGCCGTGGTCATGCCGGTGATGACCACTCATTACATCATGCTCCAGCGCAATCTGATCTATACGGGCATTACCAGGGGTAGACGACTTGTGGTCCTGGTGGGTACGAAGAAAGCTCTGGTCATGGCTGTCAGGAACAACAAGACCGGGAAGCGATATTCCAATCTGGATGGGCGATTGCGGGGAATGGGTGGGTGA
- a CDS encoding helix-turn-helix domain-containing protein — MVKGGKDHVGTRLRALREEFNLSQEEWGKLLQVTSNTVARWERGELEPKGAHRKKVEQVLAISEDDRAKETIKATLASEGGLPATAAFLGMLFGVLGVLGVGLGLAAPLLRSKTNLLSGIMSYVKKEENNTPSK; from the coding sequence ATGGTCAAGGGTGGTAAGGATCACGTAGGCACTCGCTTGAGGGCATTACGCGAAGAATTTAATTTGAGCCAAGAGGAATGGGGAAAACTCCTGCAAGTGACCTCGAACACCGTGGCCCGATGGGAGCGCGGCGAACTGGAACCCAAAGGCGCGCACCGCAAAAAGGTGGAGCAGGTGTTGGCCATTTCCGAAGACGATCGGGCTAAGGAGACCATCAAGGCGACTCTGGCCTCCGAAGGCGGACTTCCGGCCACCGCCGCTTTCCTGGGCATGCTTTTCGGCGTGCTCGGCGTTCTGGGCGTCGGCCTGGGCCTGGCCGCTCCGCTTTTGCGCTCCAAGACCAATTTGCTCAGCGGCATAATGAGTTACGTCAAGAAAGAAGAGAATAACACTCCTTCCAAATAA
- a CDS encoding YkvA family protein, which translates to MMKPLDMEQEGEIYRHAYSEESFWDKVVGYAKAAGHEVIEKALWLYYAAQKPTTPAWAKGVVYGALGYFIMPFDVIPDFTPVVGYMDDLGVLAAAVATVSMYIDDDVKETTKRKLREWFGE; encoded by the coding sequence ATGATGAAGCCGTTAGACATGGAGCAGGAAGGGGAAATTTATCGACATGCTTACTCGGAGGAGAGCTTTTGGGACAAGGTCGTCGGATACGCCAAGGCAGCTGGCCATGAAGTGATTGAAAAGGCTCTCTGGCTTTACTACGCAGCGCAAAAACCCACCACTCCGGCCTGGGCAAAGGGGGTGGTCTATGGTGCGCTTGGCTACTTCATCATGCCCTTCGACGTCATCCCGGACTTTACTCCTGTTGTCGGCTACATGGACGACTTGGGCGTCCTGGCCGCCGCCGTAGCCACGGTATCCATGTACATAGATGATGACGTCAAAGAGACGACAAAGCGCAAGCTTCGGGAATGGTTCGGAGAGTAA
- a CDS encoding DUF697 domain-containing protein: protein MRIEKIRERLWEAIFRPRLDEQVLNEAMGKARSAQPPPVVWLLGRTQAGKTSIIRSLTGSPDAVIGNGFQSCTKASRFYDHPESAPVVRFLDTQGLGEVSYDPSEDISFCEAQAHLVIAVIKAAEGMQTDVFDVLRTVRLRHPEWPVIVAQTCLHELYAHGAGHVLPYPFNDPGWERGLPSDLVRALLFQRQELGSLPGTAPVIWVPVDLTLPEDGLNPHVYGLDALWAAVETASEAGLKTRLLGSQDVRDVFALSAHQQIVGYTGASAALGALPVVDMALVPAIQAKMLHSLARIYDLAWDTRRASEFIGLLGTGFMAGYGLRLVGRSLVKLVPVAGQTAGAAYGAVASAGITFALGKAAVFYLDKTVKRQPVRAEDLRKVFQEALESGKQMASSLFKTRQA, encoded by the coding sequence ATGCGCATCGAAAAAATTCGTGAACGGCTGTGGGAGGCCATTTTCCGGCCCCGACTTGATGAACAGGTCTTGAACGAGGCCATGGGCAAGGCCAGGTCCGCCCAGCCTCCTCCTGTCGTCTGGCTGCTGGGCAGAACCCAGGCTGGAAAGACTTCGATCATTCGCTCGCTGACAGGGAGTCCGGATGCCGTGATCGGCAACGGATTTCAGAGTTGCACCAAGGCTTCTCGATTCTACGACCACCCAGAAAGCGCCCCGGTGGTCCGCTTTCTGGACACCCAGGGGCTGGGAGAGGTCAGCTATGACCCTTCCGAGGATATTTCCTTTTGCGAGGCCCAGGCTCACCTGGTCATCGCCGTGATCAAGGCCGCAGAGGGCATGCAGACCGATGTCTTCGACGTGCTGCGGACCGTGCGCCTTCGTCATCCCGAATGGCCCGTCATCGTGGCCCAGACCTGCCTGCATGAACTGTACGCCCACGGTGCCGGACATGTCCTGCCCTATCCCTTCAACGATCCTGGCTGGGAGCGGGGGCTGCCCTCGGATTTGGTCCGCGCCCTGCTTTTTCAGCGCCAGGAACTCGGTTCCCTGCCTGGAACCGCTCCGGTCATCTGGGTGCCCGTGGATCTTACCTTGCCCGAGGACGGGCTCAATCCGCATGTTTATGGCCTGGACGCCTTGTGGGCCGCCGTGGAAACGGCCTCGGAAGCGGGCCTCAAGACGCGGCTGCTGGGTAGCCAGGATGTTCGCGACGTGTTTGCTCTCTCCGCGCACCAACAGATTGTCGGATATACCGGCGCATCCGCCGCATTGGGTGCTCTGCCCGTGGTGGACATGGCCCTGGTGCCCGCCATACAGGCCAAGATGTTGCACAGTCTGGCCCGGATTTATGATCTGGCCTGGGATACGCGACGCGCTTCGGAATTCATCGGCCTGCTGGGCACAGGCTTTATGGCCGGGTACGGATTGCGTCTGGTGGGTCGCAGCCTGGTCAAGCTTGTGCCCGTGGCCGGACAGACCGCCGGGGCAGCGTACGGCGCGGTAGCCAGCGCCGGGATCACCTTCGCCCTGGGCAAGGCCGCCGTCTTCTATCTGGACAAAACCGTCAAGAGACAACCGGTCCGTGCCGAAGATCTGCGCAAGGTGTTCCAGGAGGCCCTGGAATCGGGCAAACAGATGGCATCCTCCCTGTTCAAAACGAGGCAGGCATGA
- a CDS encoding GTPase family protein, translating to MITRTHLLRQFGFFRIFSALLTILPLLALPVLGMVWLWQSEHRLTWLMALGGCALIGFALHWLATRGDMGSTGLPATESDPLWPPSTAPCWEKVERMAEETSLRDWPLTDVEKLALLGRKTLETVAGHYHPESSRPLLELTVPHALLIIERASRDLRKEIVANIPLSHKLTMGMLVSAQRWKETIMRYEPLYRAGRLLVNPSSAVFYELRRGLSNSIAGYGLERVKTWMLQEYVRKVGRYAIDLYSGRLLLDEATGETAPSSGDRDSQEAGSDHEPPSAEPLRILVLGRANAGKSSLINALFGKVATASDILPHTTREVQTYRLQREGQMEALILDAPGCDTDLFGEQALEKEALNADLILWVVSTVRGDRQEDKKRLDMIRSWYAHHITRRPPPMLAVVSHIDKLRPFNEWTPPYDLSDTANPKAANIAAAVDVIAKELDFPPDLTIPVCLAPDRLYNVEDTLAAVILEQQDEGEKARFLRVLEVRKKREAWEKLVVQMRNAGRLLTSLVR from the coding sequence ATGATCACCAGAACGCATCTTCTGCGACAGTTTGGATTCTTCCGAATTTTCTCGGCGCTTTTGACCATTCTGCCCCTGCTGGCCCTGCCGGTGCTGGGCATGGTCTGGTTGTGGCAGTCGGAGCACCGCCTCACCTGGTTGATGGCCCTGGGAGGATGCGCCCTGATCGGGTTTGCCCTGCACTGGCTGGCAACCCGTGGGGATATGGGCAGCACCGGGCTGCCCGCTACCGAGTCCGATCCCTTATGGCCGCCATCGACTGCGCCCTGCTGGGAGAAGGTGGAGCGCATGGCCGAGGAAACCAGCCTCAGAGACTGGCCCTTGACCGATGTGGAGAAACTGGCCCTGCTGGGCAGAAAGACGCTGGAAACCGTGGCCGGCCATTACCACCCGGAATCTTCCAGGCCCTTGCTGGAACTGACCGTCCCCCACGCCCTGCTGATCATCGAGCGGGCCAGTCGCGACCTGCGCAAAGAGATCGTCGCGAACATCCCCCTCAGCCATAAGTTGACCATGGGCATGCTGGTTTCGGCCCAGCGCTGGAAAGAGACGATCATGCGCTACGAGCCGCTTTACCGGGCCGGTCGTCTGCTGGTGAACCCTTCTTCCGCCGTGTTTTACGAGCTGCGGCGAGGTCTGAGCAACAGCATTGCCGGATATGGTCTGGAACGGGTCAAGACGTGGATGCTGCAAGAATATGTGCGCAAGGTGGGGAGATACGCCATTGACCTGTACAGCGGTCGCCTGTTGCTGGATGAGGCCACCGGCGAGACCGCGCCCAGTTCCGGAGACCGGGATTCCCAGGAAGCAGGGAGTGACCATGAGCCACCCTCCGCGGAACCGCTACGCATTCTCGTCCTTGGACGGGCCAACGCCGGAAAGTCCAGCCTGATCAACGCCCTGTTCGGCAAGGTTGCCACCGCCTCAGACATCTTGCCCCACACCACTCGGGAAGTTCAGACTTATCGCCTTCAGCGCGAAGGCCAGATGGAAGCCTTGATTCTGGACGCTCCGGGCTGCGATACGGACCTTTTCGGCGAACAGGCCCTGGAAAAAGAAGCTCTTAACGCCGACCTGATCCTCTGGGTCGTCTCCACCGTCCGGGGAGACCGGCAAGAGGACAAAAAACGCCTGGACATGATCCGCTCCTGGTACGCCCACCACATCACCCGTCGCCCCCCGCCCATGCTGGCCGTCGTCAGCCACATCGACAAGCTCCGCCCGTTCAACGAGTGGACACCTCCGTACGACTTGTCGGACACCGCAAACCCCAAGGCCGCGAACATCGCCGCAGCAGTGGACGTGATCGCCAAGGAACTCGACTTTCCCCCGGACCTGACCATCCCGGTCTGCCTTGCACCTGACCGGCTGTACAACGTGGAGGATACCTTGGCGGCGGTGATTCTGGAACAGCAGGATGAAGGCGAAAAGGCCAGGTTTCTGCGTGTGCTGGAAGTGCGGAAGAAAAGGGAAGCGTGGGAGAAGCTTGTTGTGCAGATGAGGAACGCGGGGAGGTTGTTGACCTCGTTGGTCAGGTGA
- a CDS encoding ubiquinol-cytochrome C chaperone family protein, translating into MATDPHLTELFGACSDEDLIPIRDYILKARTNGLIFDERYKKQPNFPTRYIESLVYQIRTFGGNSFVNVCRGVRTIGRNSFAEVYRGDGVEYAEIVHDVAKKFKVHKVPGFANKTVEEREQLVLAKILEKSMKKMTEDELRELEELFGEAGLKGRNLRGGIPLAALIAQGAIRFAGLAAHNMAAIVANAVARQILGNGFRIAANAALNRGMAVFVGPIGIGITAILTLVNIAGPAYRVTIPVVCHVAYLRAKAEFAESV; encoded by the coding sequence ATGGCAACCGACCCACATCTCACCGAATTGTTCGGGGCCTGTAGTGACGAGGACTTGATTCCGATCAGGGACTACATCCTCAAGGCAAGAACGAACGGATTGATTTTTGATGAGCGCTACAAAAAACAGCCAAATTTTCCAACAAGATACATAGAATCTCTAGTCTATCAGATTCGAACTTTTGGTGGCAATAGCTTTGTTAACGTATGCCGCGGGGTCCGAACTATTGGTCGCAATAGTTTTGCTGAAGTATACCGTGGGGATGGTGTAGAGTACGCCGAGATCGTTCACGATGTCGCCAAAAAGTTTAAAGTCCACAAAGTGCCCGGCTTTGCAAATAAAACCGTTGAGGAGCGCGAACAACTTGTGTTGGCGAAGATACTGGAGAAGTCCATGAAAAAGATGACTGAGGACGAATTGCGCGAACTAGAGGAGCTTTTCGGCGAGGCGGGTCTCAAAGGTCGCAACCTTCGAGGAGGCATACCCCTCGCGGCACTGATTGCTCAAGGCGCTATCCGGTTCGCAGGACTTGCAGCACATAACATGGCTGCCATTGTAGCTAACGCAGTAGCCCGTCAGATTCTTGGGAATGGCTTTCGTATTGCTGCAAATGCTGCCCTAAATCGAGGTATGGCCGTTTTCGTCGGGCCTATTGGGATTGGAATCACGGCAATTTTGACACTAGTCAACATAGCAGGGCCAGCGTACCGCGTGACAATTCCAGTCGTCTGTCATGTGGCTTATCTACGAGCTAAGGCTGAATTCGCGGAATCAGTATGA